From Eptesicus fuscus isolate TK198812 chromosome 14, DD_ASM_mEF_20220401, whole genome shotgun sequence, one genomic window encodes:
- the FKBP14 gene encoding peptidyl-prolyl cis-trans isomerase FKBP14 isoform X2: MRLCLWNSVLTLLVTSLSGALIPEPEVKIEVLQRPFICHRKTKGGDLMLVHYEGYLEKDGSLFHSTHKHNNGQPIWFTLGILEALKGWDQGLKGMCVGEKRKLVIPPALGYGKEGKGKIPPESTLIFNIDLLEIRNGPRSHESFQEMDLNDDWKLSKDEDIAYLCSATSISASSLLPASSVWVTSQSCLETTKGEKRTWCNVMEYIFHLFL, encoded by the exons ATGAGGCTCTGCTTGTGGAACTCGGTCCTGACGCTGCTGGTCACGTCTCTGAGCGGGGCGCTGATCCCCGAGCCCGAAGTGAAGATCGAGGTGCTCCAGAGGCCGTTCATCTGCCATCGCAAGACCAAAGGGGGGGACTTGATGCTGGTCCACTACGAGGGCTACTTGGAAAAGGATGGCTCCTTATTTCACTCCAC CCACAAACATAACAATGGTCAGCCCATTTGGTTTACCCTGGGCATCCTGGAGGCTCTCAAAGGTTGGGACCAGGGCTTGAAGGGAATGTGtgtgggagaaaagagaaagctcgtcattcctcctgccctgggctacgggaaagaaggaaaag GTAAAATACCCCCAGAGAGCACACTGATATTTAACATCGACCTCCTGGAGATTCGAAATGGACCAAGATCCCATGAATCATTCCAAGAAATGGATCTTAATGACGACTGGAAACTCTCCAAAGATGAG GATATTGCTTACCTCTGTTCCGCTACTTCGATATCAGCAagctctctcctccctgcatCGAGCGTATGGGTGACTTCTCAGAGTTGTTTAGAAACtacaaaaggagaaaagagaacttGGTGCAATGTTATGGAATACATTTTccacctttttctttaa
- the FKBP14 gene encoding peptidyl-prolyl cis-trans isomerase FKBP14 isoform X3 has protein sequence MRLCLWNSVLTLLVTSLSGALIPEPEVKIEVLQRPFICHRKTKGGDLMLVHYEGYLEKDGSLFHSTHKHNNGQPIWFTLGILEALKGWDQGLKGMCVGEKRKLVIPPALGYGKEGKGKIPPESTLIFNIDLLEIRNGPRSHESFQEMDLNDDWKLSKDENYLSPTSLEEYTVKRFRKK, from the exons ATGAGGCTCTGCTTGTGGAACTCGGTCCTGACGCTGCTGGTCACGTCTCTGAGCGGGGCGCTGATCCCCGAGCCCGAAGTGAAGATCGAGGTGCTCCAGAGGCCGTTCATCTGCCATCGCAAGACCAAAGGGGGGGACTTGATGCTGGTCCACTACGAGGGCTACTTGGAAAAGGATGGCTCCTTATTTCACTCCAC CCACAAACATAACAATGGTCAGCCCATTTGGTTTACCCTGGGCATCCTGGAGGCTCTCAAAGGTTGGGACCAGGGCTTGAAGGGAATGTGtgtgggagaaaagagaaagctcgtcattcctcctgccctgggctacgggaaagaaggaaaag GTAAAATACCCCCAGAGAGCACACTGATATTTAACATCGACCTCCTGGAGATTCGAAATGGACCAAGATCCCATGAATCATTCCAAGAAATGGATCTTAATGACGACTGGAAACTCTCCAAAGATGAG aattacCTATCACCCACTTCTTTAGAAGAATATACAGTCAAGAGATTtcggaaaaaataa
- the FKBP14 gene encoding peptidyl-prolyl cis-trans isomerase FKBP14 isoform X1 produces MRLCLWNSVLTLLVTSLSGALIPEPEVKIEVLQRPFICHRKTKGGDLMLVHYEGYLEKDGSLFHSTHKHNNGQPIWFTLGILEALKGWDQGLKGMCVGEKRKLVIPPALGYGKEGKGKIPPESTLIFNIDLLEIRNGPRSHESFQEMDLNDDWKLSKDEVKVYLKKEFEKHGAVVNESHHDVLVEDIFDKEDEDKDGFISAREFTYKHDEL; encoded by the exons ATGAGGCTCTGCTTGTGGAACTCGGTCCTGACGCTGCTGGTCACGTCTCTGAGCGGGGCGCTGATCCCCGAGCCCGAAGTGAAGATCGAGGTGCTCCAGAGGCCGTTCATCTGCCATCGCAAGACCAAAGGGGGGGACTTGATGCTGGTCCACTACGAGGGCTACTTGGAAAAGGATGGCTCCTTATTTCACTCCAC CCACAAACATAACAATGGTCAGCCCATTTGGTTTACCCTGGGCATCCTGGAGGCTCTCAAAGGTTGGGACCAGGGCTTGAAGGGAATGTGtgtgggagaaaagagaaagctcgtcattcctcctgccctgggctacgggaaagaaggaaaag GTAAAATACCCCCAGAGAGCACACTGATATTTAACATCGACCTCCTGGAGATTCGAAATGGACCAAGATCCCATGAATCATTCCAAGAAATGGATCTTAATGACGACTGGAAACTCTCCAAAGATGAG GTTAAGGTGTATTTGAAGAAGGAGTTTGAAAAGCACGGTGCGGTGGTGAATGAAAGTCATCACGATGTTTTGGTGGAAGATATTTTTGATAAAGAAGATGAAGACAAGGATGGATTTATATCTGCCAGAGAGTTTACATATAAACATGACGAGTTATAG